In Bombus affinis isolate iyBomAffi1 chromosome 8, iyBomAffi1.2, whole genome shotgun sequence, the following proteins share a genomic window:
- the LOC126919550 gene encoding uncharacterized protein LOC126919550 isoform X2, protein MLDQPRPKDHSQLLLKTESTDTRNLNNIVKNCQIYLDLNCNTTETGTASNYADREEFQPNVKNNERNKNDRSRVIDPVGIKITEKYNLNGQTQMNFLVNSTIHRIIVDIDGNVSNALLQIPMDATVSADVTAISWTHKGDPDGVRIDTRNAPSGEWRMKLVGVEGSKYRFVVQGLEENDADKLFSPNLSSNGNINDEMNRYDRSNIKKEADIPRDEKETFNDKIMPINSDITVVEQQNLNATSNYKLVGNKKITRERSLKYVIQDRDENKQIRKEISTEYDLSMITSSTESMLLNLYEYVTIVNIDKNLTVTSNSSNEKFVERMIPIEEWDKSDKKSSIGVIDNLDVDIRTPIQKNIDTSMRMIETLDNRELSEELANYANENIIEEKTMLIEVNRNSNLLVTPGTIHRIVFDVMNSCILPVRYVFRVKSTPFRLYNIQPAYTWIYPGQMSNVAVDLIVPDNAAPDTANTVTLFILGTEIKEKSVYLYVKGSLSKLTDDVKPTTEYSFNNNCAGKLVKDRCYKSRWSVDITIQDYDSGLKRVISSLNNVYPRTEFISGTRSPVTFYYSATCCDKTVKIMAIDLLDNYSTITIDVTAWNNLSEAEIAAITVGALIALLFIIAITVLIIYCIRKRKSHDLPYTQRYGSRPPTQSERTTF, encoded by the exons ATGTTAG ATCAACCTCGACCAAAAGATCATTCGCAATTACTATTAAAAACAGAATCGACGGATACACGAAATTTGAATAACATCGTCAAAAATTGTCAG ATTTACCTTGACCTAAATTGTAACACCACTGAAACAGGAACTGCCTCGAATTACGCAGACAGAGAGGAGTTCCAACCAAACGTGAAAAATAACGAGAGAAATAAAAACGATCGGAGCAGGGTCATCGATCCTGTTGGc ataaaaataacagaaaaatataatttgaacGGACAAACGCAAATGAATTTCCTAGTGAACAGTACAATTCATCGAATCATCGTAGACATCGATGGAAACGTTTCGAACGCACTGCTTCAAATACCCATGG ACGCAACAGTGTCAGCGGACGTAACAGCGATATCTTGGACGCATAAGGGAGATCCGGACGGAGTGAGAATTGACACACGGAATGCGCCATCTGGCGAGTGGCGGATGAAACTTGTAGGGGTGGAAGGTTCAAAATATCGCTTTGTCGTGCAGGGTCTGGAAGAGAATGACGCAGACAAACTGTTTTCGCCGAATCTATCATCGAACG GAAACATCAACGATGAAATGAATAGATATGATCGTTCAAACATTAAAAAAGAAGCAGATATACCACGAGATGAAAAGGAGACATTTAATGATAAAATAATG CCGATTAATTCTGATATAACCGTGGTTGAACAACAAAATTTGAATGCTACAAGTAATTACAAATTAGTGGGGAATAAAAAGATAACACGAGAAAGATCACTAAAATATGTTATTCAAGATCGAGATGAAAATAAGCAAATAAGGAAAGAAATTTCAACAGAATACGATTTGTCGATGATTACTTCTAGTACTGAAAGCATGCTGCTTAATTTGTATGAGTATGTTACTATCGtaaatattgataaaaatttaacTGTTACTTCAAATTCTTCGAATGAGAAATTTGTTGAAAGAATGATTCCAATAGAG GAATGGGATAAGTCTGATAAAAAATCTTCTATTGGAGTAATCGATAACCTCGACGTTGATATCAGAACACcaatacaaaaaaatattgataCATCTATGAGGATGATAGAAACTTTAGATAATCGTGAACTATCCGAGGAATTGGCAAACTATGCTAATGAAAATATTATCGAGGAGAAAACAATGCTTATAGAAGTAAACAGAAATAGCAATCTGCTTGTTACACCAGGAACGATACACAGAATAGTATTTGATGTGATGAACAGTTGTATTTTGCCTGTCAGATATGTATTCAGAGTAAAGAGCACTCCTTTCAGATTGTACAACATTCAACCAGCCTA caCATGGATATATCCCGGACAGATGAGCAACGTAGCGGTAGATTTGATTGTACCTGATAATGCTGCACCGGATACAGCTAATACTGTCACGTTGTTTATCTTGGGTACCGAAATAAAGGAAAAatctgtatatttatacgtaaAAGGATCACTTTCAAAG CTAACCGATGATGTAAAACCAACTACTGAATATTCTTTCAATAATAACTGCGCTGGAAAATTGGTAAAAGACCGATGCTATAAATCCCGTTGGAGCGTCGACATTACAATTCAAGATTACGACTCAG gTTTGAAACGTGTGATATCATCACTGAACAATGTTTACCCACGTACAGAATTTATTAGCGGCACAAGAAGCCCTGTAACATTCTATTATTCTGCTACGTGTTGTGATAAGACAGTTAAAATTATGGCAATAGATTTATTAGATAATTACAGCACTATAACAATAGATGTCACAG CATGGAACAACTTATCAGAAGCTGAGATTGCAGCTATTACAGTAGGAGCATTGATAGCTTTGTTATTCATTATTGCGATCACTGTCTTAATTATATATTGCATTCGAAAAAGGAAAAGTCATGACTTGCCTTATACACAACGATATGGATCAAGACCACCTACGCAGTCAGAAAGGACTACTTTCTAA
- the LOC126919556 gene encoding basic proline-rich protein-like isoform X2, translated as MKATFVAIFATLLVTFASAIPPQCPNRDGEDIALFPNPDDCSTYYFCNAGVPQLMECSEGLEYNSDLRVCDWPKEHAECKRQHSRPPHSSTARSTVTSRPPRPTEFAEDSAIASSRPPRPSSSTEPSPLNPSQTPTDEPSRPPRPPHPTRPPPPSRPTDSTDETSRPPRPPHPTRPPPPSRPTDSTDGPSRPPRPPHPTRPHHPSRPTDSTDGPSRPPRPPHPTRPHHPSRPTDSTDGPSRPPRPPHPTRPHHPSRPPHPTRPSHPSRPTPSVSPRPSRRPNPDFPPHRPHHKPHDRPLPPHRPPGPPHHPPGPPHHPPGPPHHPPGPPHRPPGPPHHPPGPPHHPPGPPHHPPGPPHHPPGPPHHPPGPPHHPPGPPHHPPGPPHRPPGPPHRPPGPPHHPPSSPHHPPGPPHRPGLPPIPHHPPQRPHSPFDGPIFPRYEE; from the exons ATGAAAG CAACGTTCGTGGCAATATTTGCCACACTTTTGGTGACGTTTGCTTCTGCCATCCCACCACAATGTCCAAATAGGGACGGAGAGGATATTGCCTTGTTTCCGAATCCAGATGACTGCTCCACCTACTATTTCTGCAATGCAGGCGTACCGCAGTTAATGGAATGTAGTGAAGGACTGGAATATAATTCGGATTTAAGAGTATGCGATTGGCCAAAAGAGCATGCAGAATGTAAACGTCAGCATTCAAGACCACCACATTCTTCAACAGCCCGTTCTACGGTGACATCTCGCCCTCCACGACCAACTGAATTTGCTGAAGACAGTGCTATTGCATCATCCCGTCCGCCACGACCAAGTAGTTCTACTGAACCATCTCCACTCAACCCTTCACAAACTCCTACTGATGAACCATCCCGTCCTCCAAGACCACCTCACCCTACAAGACCACCCCCTCCTTCAAGACCAACTGACTCTACTGATGAAACATCCCGTCCTCCAAGACCACCTCACCCTACTAGACCACCCCCTCCTTCAAGACCAACTGACTCTACTGATGGACCATCCCGTCCTCCAAGACCACCTCACCCTACTAGACCACACCACCCTTCAAGACCAACTGACTCTACTGATGGACCATCCCGTCCTCCAAGACCACCTCACCCTACTAGACCACACCACCCTTCAAGACCAACTGACTCTACTGATGGACCATCCCGTCCTCCAAGACCACCTCACCCTACTAGACCACACCACCCTTCAAGACCACCTCACCCTACTAGACCATCCCATCCTTCAAGACCAACTCCATCTGTCAGTCCAAGGCCATCTCGTCGACCGAATCCTGATTTTCCTCCACATCGCCCACACCATAAACCACACGACCGACCCCTTCCACCACACCGCCCACCCGGTCCACCACATCACCCACCCG GTCCACCACACCACCCACCCGGTCCACCACACCACCCACCCGGTCCACCACACCGCCCACCCGGTCCACCACATCACCCACCCGGCCCACCACACCACCCACCCGGTCCACCTCACCACCCACCCGGTCCACCACACCACCCACCCGGTCCACCGCACCACCCTCCCGGTCCACCACACCACCCACCCGGTCCACCACACCACCCTCCCGGTCCACCTCACCGCCCTCCCGGTCCACCTCACCGCCCACCCGGTCCACCACACCACCCACCCAGTTCACCGCACCACCCACCCGGTCCACCACACCGGCCGGGCCTTCCCCCAATACCACACCATCCCCCACAACGTCCTCATTCCCCTTTTGATGGGCCCATATTTCCAAGATACGAAGAATAA
- the LOC126919556 gene encoding basic proline-rich protein-like isoform X4, producing the protein MKATFVAIFATLLVTFASAIPPQCPNRDGEDIALFPNPDDCSTYYFCNAGVPQLMECSEGLEYNSDLRVCDWPKEHAECKRQHSRPPHSSTARSTVTSRPPRPTEFAEDSAIASSRPPRPSSSTEPSPLNPSQTPTDEPSRPPRPPHPTRPPPPSRPTDSTDETSRPPRPPHPTRPPPPSRPTDSTDGPSRPPRPPHPTRPSHPSRPTPSVSPRPSRRPNPDFPPHRPHHKPHDRPLPPHRPPGPPHHPPGPPHHPPGPPHRPPGPPHHPPGPPHHPPGPPHRPPGPPHHPPGPPHHPPGPPHHPPGPPHHPPGPPHHPPGPPHHPPGPPHHPPGPPHRPPGPPHRPPGPPHHPPSSPHHPPGPPHRPGLPPIPHHPPQRPHSPFDGPIFPRYEE; encoded by the exons ATGAAAG CAACGTTCGTGGCAATATTTGCCACACTTTTGGTGACGTTTGCTTCTGCCATCCCACCACAATGTCCAAATAGGGACGGAGAGGATATTGCCTTGTTTCCGAATCCAGATGACTGCTCCACCTACTATTTCTGCAATGCAGGCGTACCGCAGTTAATGGAATGTAGTGAAGGACTGGAATATAATTCGGATTTAAGAGTATGCGATTGGCCAAAAGAGCATGCAGAATGTAAACGTCAGCATTCAAGACCACCACATTCTTCAACAGCCCGTTCTACGGTGACATCTCGCCCTCCACGACCAACTGAATTTGCTGAAGACAGTGCTATTGCATCATCCCGTCCGCCACGACCAAGTAGTTCTACTGAACCATCTCCACTCAACCCTTCACAAACTCCTACTGATGAACCATCCCGTCCTCCAAGACCACCTCACCCTACAAGACCACCCCCTCCTTCAAGACCAACTGACTCTACTGATGAAACATCCCGTCCTCCAAGACCACCTCACCCTACTAGACCACCCCCTCCTTCAAGACCAACTGACTCTACTGATGGACCATCCCGTCCTCCAAGACCAC CTCACCCTACTAGACCATCCCATCCTTCAAGACCAACTCCATCTGTCAGTCCAAGGCCATCTCGTCGACCGAATCCTGATTTTCCTCCACATCGCCCACACCATAAACCACACGACCGACCCCTTCCACCACACCGCCCACCCGGTCCACCACATCACCCACCCGGTCCACCACATCACCCACCCGGTCCACCACACCGCCCACCAGGTCCACCACACCACCCACCCGGTCCACCACACCACCCACCCGGTCCACCACACCGCCCACCCGGTCCACCACATCACCCACCCGGCCCACCACACCACCCACCCGGTCCACCTCACCACCCACCCGGTCCACCACACCACCCACCCGGTCCACCGCACCACCCTCCCGGTCCACCACACCACCCACCCGGTCCACCACACCACCCTCCCGGTCCACCTCACCGCCCTCCCGGTCCACCTCACCGCCCACCCGGTCCACCACACCACCCACCCAGTTCACCGCACCACCCACCCGGTCCACCACACCGGCCGGGCCTTCCCCCAATACCACACCATCCCCCACAACGTCCTCATTCCCCTTTTGATGGGCCCATATTTCCAAGATACGAAGAATAA
- the LOC126919556 gene encoding basic proline-rich protein-like isoform X3 encodes MKATFVAIFATLLVTFASAIPPQCPNRDGEDIALFPNPDDCSTYYFCNAGVPQLMECSEGLEYNSDLRVCDWPKEHAECKRQHSRPPHSSTARSTVTSRPPRPTEFAEDSAIASSRPPRPSSSTEPSPLNPSQTPTDEPSRPPRPPHPTRPPPPSRPTDSTDETSRPPRPPHPTRPPPPSRPTDSTDGPSRPPRPPHPTRPHHPSRPTDSTDGPSRPPRPPHPTRPHHPSRPTDSTDGPSRPPRPPHPTRPHHPSRPPHPTRPSHPSRPTPSVSPRPSRRPNPDFPPHRPHHKPHDRPLPPHRPPGPPHHPPGPPHHPPGPPHRPPGPPHHPPGPPHHPPGPPHHPPGPPHHPPGPPHHPPGPPHHPPGPPHHPPGPPHRPPGPPHRPPGPPHHPPSSPHHPPGPPHRPGLPPIPHHPPQRPHSPFDGPIFPRYEE; translated from the exons ATGAAAG CAACGTTCGTGGCAATATTTGCCACACTTTTGGTGACGTTTGCTTCTGCCATCCCACCACAATGTCCAAATAGGGACGGAGAGGATATTGCCTTGTTTCCGAATCCAGATGACTGCTCCACCTACTATTTCTGCAATGCAGGCGTACCGCAGTTAATGGAATGTAGTGAAGGACTGGAATATAATTCGGATTTAAGAGTATGCGATTGGCCAAAAGAGCATGCAGAATGTAAACGTCAGCATTCAAGACCACCACATTCTTCAACAGCCCGTTCTACGGTGACATCTCGCCCTCCACGACCAACTGAATTTGCTGAAGACAGTGCTATTGCATCATCCCGTCCGCCACGACCAAGTAGTTCTACTGAACCATCTCCACTCAACCCTTCACAAACTCCTACTGATGAACCATCCCGTCCTCCAAGACCACCTCACCCTACAAGACCACCCCCTCCTTCAAGACCAACTGACTCTACTGATGAAACATCCCGTCCTCCAAGACCACCTCACCCTACTAGACCACCCCCTCCTTCAAGACCAACTGACTCTACTGATGGACCATCCCGTCCTCCAAGACCACCTCACCCTACTAGACCACACCACCCTTCAAGACCAACTGACTCTACTGATGGACCATCCCGTCCTCCAAGACCACCTCACCCTACTAGACCACACCACCCTTCAAGACCAACTGACTCTACTGATGGACCATCCCGTCCTCCAAGACCACCTCACCCTACTAGACCACACCACCCTTCAAGACCACCTCACCCTACTAGACCATCCCATCCTTCAAGACCAACTCCATCTGTCAGTCCAAGGCCATCTCGTCGACCGAATCCTGATTTTCCTCCACATCGCCCACACCATAAACCACACGACCGACCCCTTCCACCACACCGCCCACCCG GTCCACCACACCACCCACCCGGTCCACCACACCACCCACCCGGTCCACCACACCGCCCACCCGGTCCACCACATCACCCACCCGGCCCACCACACCACCCACCCGGTCCACCTCACCACCCACCCGGTCCACCACACCACCCACCCGGTCCACCGCACCACCCTCCCGGTCCACCACACCACCCACCCGGTCCACCACACCACCCTCCCGGTCCACCTCACCGCCCTCCCGGTCCACCTCACCGCCCACCCGGTCCACCACACCACCCACCCAGTTCACCGCACCACCCACCCGGTCCACCACACCGGCCGGGCCTTCCCCCAATACCACACCATCCCCCACAACGTCCTCATTCCCCTTTTGATGGGCCCATATTTCCAAGATACGAAGAATAA
- the LOC126919550 gene encoding uncharacterized protein LOC126919550 isoform X1, whose product MSALTCFWFLFVCYLMCIKCAIVFDDTSIVNPIGSIDGDSRKNWTLFRQSLDSKAPQAPHWIRSIQRSVDTEVFKQFENNGDDGILVSSTDACSRYCIDRYNKDGVNKQYINVFWTDDVNMLDQPRPKDHSQLLLKTESTDTRNLNNIVKNCQIYLDLNCNTTETGTASNYADREEFQPNVKNNERNKNDRSRVIDPVGIKITEKYNLNGQTQMNFLVNSTIHRIIVDIDGNVSNALLQIPMDATVSADVTAISWTHKGDPDGVRIDTRNAPSGEWRMKLVGVEGSKYRFVVQGLEENDADKLFSPNLSSNGNINDEMNRYDRSNIKKEADIPRDEKETFNDKIMPINSDITVVEQQNLNATSNYKLVGNKKITRERSLKYVIQDRDENKQIRKEISTEYDLSMITSSTESMLLNLYEYVTIVNIDKNLTVTSNSSNEKFVERMIPIEEWDKSDKKSSIGVIDNLDVDIRTPIQKNIDTSMRMIETLDNRELSEELANYANENIIEEKTMLIEVNRNSNLLVTPGTIHRIVFDVMNSCILPVRYVFRVKSTPFRLYNIQPAYTWIYPGQMSNVAVDLIVPDNAAPDTANTVTLFILGTEIKEKSVYLYVKGSLSKLTDDVKPTTEYSFNNNCAGKLVKDRCYKSRWSVDITIQDYDSGLKRVISSLNNVYPRTEFISGTRSPVTFYYSATCCDKTVKIMAIDLLDNYSTITIDVTAWNNLSEAEIAAITVGALIALLFIIAITVLIIYCIRKRKSHDLPYTQRYGSRPPTQSERTTF is encoded by the exons ATGTCAGCGTTAACGTGTTTCTGGTTCTTGTTTGTTTGTTATTTGATGTGTATCAAATGCGCGATAGTTTTCGACGATACGTCGATTGTGAATCCTATTGGAAGTATCGATGGAGATTCGAGAAAAAACTGGACGCTTTTCAGACAATCGTTAGATTCGAAAGCTCCACAGGCACCTCATTGGATTCGTTCAATACAGCGTTCAGTGGATACGGAAgtttttaaacaatttgaaaATAACGGTGATGATGGAATTTTAGTTTCCTCTACGGACGCGTGTTCCAG GTACTGCATTGATAGATACAACAAGGACGGAGTTAATAAACAATATATCAATGTCTTTTGGACTGACGACGTAAATATGTTAG ATCAACCTCGACCAAAAGATCATTCGCAATTACTATTAAAAACAGAATCGACGGATACACGAAATTTGAATAACATCGTCAAAAATTGTCAG ATTTACCTTGACCTAAATTGTAACACCACTGAAACAGGAACTGCCTCGAATTACGCAGACAGAGAGGAGTTCCAACCAAACGTGAAAAATAACGAGAGAAATAAAAACGATCGGAGCAGGGTCATCGATCCTGTTGGc ataaaaataacagaaaaatataatttgaacGGACAAACGCAAATGAATTTCCTAGTGAACAGTACAATTCATCGAATCATCGTAGACATCGATGGAAACGTTTCGAACGCACTGCTTCAAATACCCATGG ACGCAACAGTGTCAGCGGACGTAACAGCGATATCTTGGACGCATAAGGGAGATCCGGACGGAGTGAGAATTGACACACGGAATGCGCCATCTGGCGAGTGGCGGATGAAACTTGTAGGGGTGGAAGGTTCAAAATATCGCTTTGTCGTGCAGGGTCTGGAAGAGAATGACGCAGACAAACTGTTTTCGCCGAATCTATCATCGAACG GAAACATCAACGATGAAATGAATAGATATGATCGTTCAAACATTAAAAAAGAAGCAGATATACCACGAGATGAAAAGGAGACATTTAATGATAAAATAATG CCGATTAATTCTGATATAACCGTGGTTGAACAACAAAATTTGAATGCTACAAGTAATTACAAATTAGTGGGGAATAAAAAGATAACACGAGAAAGATCACTAAAATATGTTATTCAAGATCGAGATGAAAATAAGCAAATAAGGAAAGAAATTTCAACAGAATACGATTTGTCGATGATTACTTCTAGTACTGAAAGCATGCTGCTTAATTTGTATGAGTATGTTACTATCGtaaatattgataaaaatttaacTGTTACTTCAAATTCTTCGAATGAGAAATTTGTTGAAAGAATGATTCCAATAGAG GAATGGGATAAGTCTGATAAAAAATCTTCTATTGGAGTAATCGATAACCTCGACGTTGATATCAGAACACcaatacaaaaaaatattgataCATCTATGAGGATGATAGAAACTTTAGATAATCGTGAACTATCCGAGGAATTGGCAAACTATGCTAATGAAAATATTATCGAGGAGAAAACAATGCTTATAGAAGTAAACAGAAATAGCAATCTGCTTGTTACACCAGGAACGATACACAGAATAGTATTTGATGTGATGAACAGTTGTATTTTGCCTGTCAGATATGTATTCAGAGTAAAGAGCACTCCTTTCAGATTGTACAACATTCAACCAGCCTA caCATGGATATATCCCGGACAGATGAGCAACGTAGCGGTAGATTTGATTGTACCTGATAATGCTGCACCGGATACAGCTAATACTGTCACGTTGTTTATCTTGGGTACCGAAATAAAGGAAAAatctgtatatttatacgtaaAAGGATCACTTTCAAAG CTAACCGATGATGTAAAACCAACTACTGAATATTCTTTCAATAATAACTGCGCTGGAAAATTGGTAAAAGACCGATGCTATAAATCCCGTTGGAGCGTCGACATTACAATTCAAGATTACGACTCAG gTTTGAAACGTGTGATATCATCACTGAACAATGTTTACCCACGTACAGAATTTATTAGCGGCACAAGAAGCCCTGTAACATTCTATTATTCTGCTACGTGTTGTGATAAGACAGTTAAAATTATGGCAATAGATTTATTAGATAATTACAGCACTATAACAATAGATGTCACAG CATGGAACAACTTATCAGAAGCTGAGATTGCAGCTATTACAGTAGGAGCATTGATAGCTTTGTTATTCATTATTGCGATCACTGTCTTAATTATATATTGCATTCGAAAAAGGAAAAGTCATGACTTGCCTTATACACAACGATATGGATCAAGACCACCTACGCAGTCAGAAAGGACTACTTTCTAA
- the LOC126919556 gene encoding basic proline-rich protein-like isoform X1 produces MKATFVAIFATLLVTFASAIPPQCPNRDGEDIALFPNPDDCSTYYFCNAGVPQLMECSEGLEYNSDLRVCDWPKEHAECKRQHSRPPHSSTARSTVTSRPPRPTEFAEDSAIASSRPPRPSSSTEPSPLNPSQTPTDEPSRPPRPPHPTRPPPPSRPTDSTDETSRPPRPPHPTRPPPPSRPTDSTDGPSRPPRPPHPTRPHHPSRPTDSTDGPSRPPRPPHPTRPHHPSRPTDSTDGPSRPPRPPHPTRPHHPSRPPHPTRPSHPSRPTPSVSPRPSRRPNPDFPPHRPHHKPHDRPLPPHRPPGPPHHPPGPPHHPPGPPHRPPGPPHHPPGPPHHPPGPPHRPPGPPHHPPGPPHHPPGPPHHPPGPPHHPPGPPHHPPGPPHHPPGPPHHPPGPPHRPPGPPHRPPGPPHHPPSSPHHPPGPPHRPGLPPIPHHPPQRPHSPFDGPIFPRYEE; encoded by the exons ATGAAAG CAACGTTCGTGGCAATATTTGCCACACTTTTGGTGACGTTTGCTTCTGCCATCCCACCACAATGTCCAAATAGGGACGGAGAGGATATTGCCTTGTTTCCGAATCCAGATGACTGCTCCACCTACTATTTCTGCAATGCAGGCGTACCGCAGTTAATGGAATGTAGTGAAGGACTGGAATATAATTCGGATTTAAGAGTATGCGATTGGCCAAAAGAGCATGCAGAATGTAAACGTCAGCATTCAAGACCACCACATTCTTCAACAGCCCGTTCTACGGTGACATCTCGCCCTCCACGACCAACTGAATTTGCTGAAGACAGTGCTATTGCATCATCCCGTCCGCCACGACCAAGTAGTTCTACTGAACCATCTCCACTCAACCCTTCACAAACTCCTACTGATGAACCATCCCGTCCTCCAAGACCACCTCACCCTACAAGACCACCCCCTCCTTCAAGACCAACTGACTCTACTGATGAAACATCCCGTCCTCCAAGACCACCTCACCCTACTAGACCACCCCCTCCTTCAAGACCAACTGACTCTACTGATGGACCATCCCGTCCTCCAAGACCACCTCACCCTACTAGACCACACCACCCTTCAAGACCAACTGACTCTACTGATGGACCATCCCGTCCTCCAAGACCACCTCACCCTACTAGACCACACCACCCTTCAAGACCAACTGACTCTACTGATGGACCATCCCGTCCTCCAAGACCACCTCACCCTACTAGACCACACCACCCTTCAAGACCACCTCACCCTACTAGACCATCCCATCCTTCAAGACCAACTCCATCTGTCAGTCCAAGGCCATCTCGTCGACCGAATCCTGATTTTCCTCCACATCGCCCACACCATAAACCACACGACCGACCCCTTCCACCACACCGCCCACCCGGTCCACCACATCACCCACCCGGTCCACCACATCACCCACCCGGTCCACCACACCGCCCACCAGGTCCACCACACCACCCACCCGGTCCACCACACCACCCACCCGGTCCACCACACCGCCCACCCGGTCCACCACATCACCCACCCGGCCCACCACACCACCCACCCGGTCCACCTCACCACCCACCCGGTCCACCACACCACCCACCCGGTCCACCGCACCACCCTCCCGGTCCACCACACCACCCACCCGGTCCACCACACCACCCTCCCGGTCCACCTCACCGCCCTCCCGGTCCACCTCACCGCCCACCCGGTCCACCACACCACCCACCCAGTTCACCGCACCACCCACCCGGTCCACCACACCGGCCGGGCCTTCCCCCAATACCACACCATCCCCCACAACGTCCTCATTCCCCTTTTGATGGGCCCATATTTCCAAGATACGAAGAATAA